In one Natator depressus isolate rNatDep1 chromosome 26, rNatDep2.hap1, whole genome shotgun sequence genomic region, the following are encoded:
- the PRNP gene encoding major prion protein homolog, with protein MGRYQITCWVVILFVVMWSDVSLSKKGKGKGGGGGNTGGNRYPSNPGYPQNPSYPRNPSYPHNPGYPPNPGYPRNPSYPHNPGYPPNPAYPPNPAYPPNPGYPRNPSYPHNPGYPSNPGGGGQHYNPAGGGTSFKNQKPWKPDKSKTNMKAVAGAAAAGVVVGGLGGYALGSAMSGMHLNFDHPDERQWWNENSNRYPNRVYYKQYDDRSVPEGRFVRDCVNITVTQYNIDPNENQNVTQVEVKVMTHVIQEMCIQQYQQYQLASGVSLLLSDPSLMLIIMLVIFFVMH; from the coding sequence ATGGGGAGGTACCAGATAACCTGCTGGGTAGTCATCCTTTTTGTTGTGATGTGGAGCGACGTTTCCCTTTCCAAAAAAGGAAAGGGTAAAGGTGGAGGCGGTGGGAACACAGGAGGCAACCGCTATCCCAGCAACCCTGGCTACCCCCAAAATCCTAGCTATCCCAGAAACCCTAGCTACCCCCATAATCCCGGCTATCCCCCCAATCCCGGCTATCCCAGAAACCCTAGCTACCCCCATAATCCCGGCTACCCTCCCAATCCTGCCTATCCTCCTAATCCCGCCTACCCCCCCAATCCCGGCTATCCCAGGAACCCTAGCTACCCCCACAATCCCGGCTACCCCAGCAACCCTGGTGGTGGTGGGCAGCACTACAACCCGGCTGGTGGTGGAACAAGCTTCAAAAACCAGAAGCCCTGGAAGCCCGATAAATCCAAAACCAACATGAAAGCTGTGGCAGGAGCGGCAGCGGCCGGCGTCGTGGTGGGCGGCCTGGGCGGCTACGCCCTGGGAAGTGCAATGTCAGGAATGCACTTGAATTTCGACCATCCTGACGAGCGCCAGTGGTGGAATGAAAACTCCAATCGCTATCCCAACAGAGTGTACTATAAACAGTACGATGACCGCTCCGTTCCAGAGGGAAGGTTTGTGCGGGACTGTGTGAATATCACCGTGACCCAATACAACATTGATCCCAATGAAAATCAAAATGTGACCCAGGTAGAAGTTAAAGTCATGACGCACGTGATACAGGAGATGTGCATACAGCAATATCAGCAGTACCAGCTGGCTTCTGGCGTCAGTCTACTCCTCTCTGACCCATCGCTCATGCTGATCATCATGCTTGTCATTTTTTTTGTAATGCATTAA